Within the Streptomyces sp. YIM 121038 genome, the region AAGGACAACTACGAGAAGGACCGGGAGCTCGGCGACCAGATCAAGGAGATCTTCCCCGGCCTCGTCGACGTGGCCCGCACCAGCCGCCTCTTCCTCGGCCGGGCGGTCCGCCACCTGGCGGGGGAGCAGGGCGTCCGCCAGTTCCTCGACATCGGCACGGGCCTTCCGACCGCCGACAACACCCACGAGGTCGCCCAGCGCGTCGCCCCCGACTCCCGCATCGTGTACGTGGACAACGACCCGCTGGTCCTCGCCCACGCCCGGGCCCTGCTCACCAGCACGCCCGAGGGCGAGACGGCGTACATCGACGCGAACATGTACGAGCCGGAGGCGATCCTCACCGAGGCCGCCAAGACCCTGGACCTCTCCCAGCCGGTCGCCCTGATGATCCTGAACACCCTGGGTCACGTCGCCGACTACGAGCAGGCCCGCGACCTGGTCAGTCGCGTGATGGCCGGCCTCCCCTCCGGCAGCTACCTGGTGATCAGCGACTCCACCGCCACCAGCGAGGGCATGATCGCGGCGTCGAACGCCTACAACGAGAGCGGCGCGATCCCCTACTACGTCCGCAGCGTCGAGGAGATCACCGGCTTCTTCGACGGCCTCACCCTGGTCGACCCCG harbors:
- a CDS encoding SAM-dependent methyltransferase, whose amino-acid sequence is MTGSDPRLDSSAEIRARIDTSKPHSARFWNYFVGGKDNYEKDRELGDQIKEIFPGLVDVARTSRLFLGRAVRHLAGEQGVRQFLDIGTGLPTADNTHEVAQRVAPDSRIVYVDNDPLVLAHARALLTSTPEGETAYIDANMYEPEAILTEAAKTLDLSQPVALMILNTLGHVADYEQARDLVSRVMAGLPSGSYLVISDSTATSEGMIAASNAYNESGAIPYYVRSVEEITGFFDGLTLVDPGVAQVTRWRPEPTTDTTTEVDAYAGVARKP